A stretch of Longibacter salinarum DNA encodes these proteins:
- a CDS encoding amidohydrolase family protein — translation MTPSPLLPSPARADRGLLSVILSLLLFAIVLAWPPGQALAQEDVPSVTQTVAITNARVVQAPGDVIDRATVIIRDGLIEAVGDVDPPFDARIIEGDSLTVYAGFIDGLSHAGVDTPDDREDVEEGSYAESGIQPQRDIRPMLDPDKVDDLREAGFGLAHVAPEGYMLPGHGGLIFLAGDNPDEMILADRASLFAQMKGAPGGWPNVVAPSTPMAVIAQMRDLVRETRRRQMLAEAYEDDPRGRNRPPSDAVHSAFVPVLNGQFPVAFYAENALDTHRILAMADELDLPIMMAGLGDAFETVDALEEANVPLFLTLKLPEPADGVEPDTSDADTTRADAPGHAVTPDDPSSFFKTDLRITSEDDLESEEQVLKARQQSILKQYRSNAATLHDAGLQFGFTTIDAKPGDIRDNLRVMIEHGLPEDVALAALTTNAASLLGLSDQLGTVESGKIANLVVTDGDFFSEDTSIQYVFVDGKRFPYTSDESEAEVTGSVEALVGTWKYELETPQGTTTGEIVLEGDEDNLSGTISGAEGDETTDLENISFDGTTLSFDLNAENAGQLSVTVDVEGDQFEGSVSGAFGSFPITGSRTSPDGR, via the coding sequence ATGACGCCATCTCCCCTGCTCCCTTCCCCGGCCCGGGCTGACCGGGGCCTTCTATCGGTGATTCTCAGCCTTCTCCTCTTTGCGATCGTGCTCGCATGGCCGCCCGGTCAGGCGCTCGCACAGGAGGACGTCCCGTCGGTTACGCAGACCGTCGCCATCACAAATGCTCGCGTCGTCCAGGCGCCCGGCGACGTGATCGACCGCGCAACCGTCATCATCCGCGACGGACTGATTGAAGCCGTTGGTGACGTTGACCCGCCATTCGACGCGCGCATTATCGAAGGCGATTCGCTGACCGTTTACGCCGGCTTCATCGACGGACTCTCCCACGCCGGTGTCGACACGCCTGACGATCGGGAAGACGTGGAAGAAGGCTCTTACGCCGAGTCTGGAATCCAGCCGCAGCGCGACATCCGTCCAATGCTCGATCCGGACAAGGTCGACGATCTCCGCGAAGCTGGATTCGGTCTCGCCCACGTCGCCCCGGAGGGATACATGCTTCCCGGACACGGCGGCCTGATCTTTCTCGCAGGCGATAACCCGGACGAGATGATCCTCGCCGATCGGGCCTCCCTCTTCGCTCAGATGAAAGGCGCTCCGGGCGGATGGCCGAACGTCGTCGCGCCGAGTACGCCAATGGCCGTCATCGCACAGATGCGCGATCTCGTTCGCGAGACGCGTCGCCGTCAGATGCTCGCGGAAGCATACGAAGACGATCCGCGTGGACGCAATCGTCCGCCATCGGATGCCGTCCACTCGGCGTTTGTCCCCGTCCTCAACGGACAGTTCCCCGTGGCGTTTTACGCGGAAAATGCGCTCGACACGCACCGCATCCTCGCCATGGCCGACGAACTCGACCTGCCGATCATGATGGCCGGCCTCGGCGATGCCTTCGAAACCGTAGACGCCCTCGAGGAAGCCAATGTCCCCCTTTTCCTCACGCTCAAGTTGCCCGAGCCAGCGGACGGTGTCGAACCCGATACGTCCGACGCCGATACGACCCGCGCGGATGCACCGGGCCACGCGGTTACACCCGATGATCCGTCGAGCTTCTTCAAAACGGATCTTCGGATCACGTCGGAAGATGACCTCGAATCCGAAGAGCAGGTGCTAAAGGCGCGGCAGCAGTCGATCCTGAAACAGTACCGGAGCAACGCGGCCACGCTGCACGATGCCGGTCTCCAGTTCGGCTTTACGACGATCGATGCAAAACCGGGCGACATCCGCGACAACCTGAGGGTGATGATCGAGCACGGGTTGCCCGAAGACGTTGCTCTTGCCGCGCTCACGACGAACGCGGCCTCCCTCCTCGGCCTCAGCGATCAGCTCGGCACGGTGGAATCCGGGAAGATTGCGAATCTTGTCGTGACGGATGGCGATTTCTTCTCCGAGGACACGTCCATTCAATACGTCTTCGTTGACGGGAAACGGTTTCCGTACACCTCGGATGAGTCGGAAGCAGAAGTAACCGGCTCCGTCGAAGCCCTCGTCGGCACCTGGAAATACGAACTGGAAACGCCCCAGGGCACGACCACAGGCGAGATTGTGCTGGAAGGTGACGAAGACAACCTTTCTGGTACGATTTCCGGTGCAGAAGGCGACGAGACGACCGATCTGGAGAACATTTCGTTCGACGGAACGACGCTTTCGTTCGACCTCAATGCTGAAAATGCAGGTCAACTGTCGGTCACGGTCGATGTGGAAGGCGATCAGTTCGAAGGGTCGGTGAGTGGAGCGTTTGGCTCCTTCCCGATTACCGGAAGCCGGACATCGCCCGACGGCCGGTAA
- a CDS encoding ATP-binding protein: protein MSATSEQEVTDALQPFIGHYPNWAQELARKYFTKTVAEFILHGDVRDLVPTKDRDGNTTYVGLHSFLVDDLFAARDAVLFYDRSAGIHFADDASRADFSRAVSGYDSIFGTDYQNKLPKEPSQVFQLLENYLRLRLSDGKRIALVIDYAETIAPMAEASMYSAEDRRALVFLQKWSRDPLFVENDLTICLITENLTDLNQQLVQSPHTAEIHVPIPDEDDRKRFIDTSLVGSRSTFDAHSDVSPSNLAQNTAGLNYTQLRSIVADVLENKNRLTFETLSELKKEFIEAEAYGLLEFIETDYSLDLVAGHNEAKQHLRQAARALRAGRPDVMPMGYLISGPVGCGKTFLITCFAGEIGIPMVKLKNFRSQWQGVTEGNLEKILNLLSAMTPVAVMIDEADAALGDRDASGDSGVSQRVFSQIVSFMSNPKNRGRVIFFLVTARPDLMPVDLKRQGRAEEHIALFYPNTRADREELLQVMMRRTNVDLPMEDVPEELLDGDRTYSGADMEAILTRASFRAAGREDGTVTADILAETVRDFIPPTYPTEIELQKLAAVLECTSRDLLPTKYRDMDRAEVVRRVKELQHEIG from the coding sequence ATGAGCGCGACGTCCGAACAAGAGGTCACCGACGCGCTGCAGCCCTTCATCGGCCACTACCCAAACTGGGCGCAGGAACTGGCGCGGAAGTACTTCACGAAAACGGTCGCCGAGTTCATCCTGCATGGCGACGTTCGCGATCTCGTCCCGACGAAGGATCGCGACGGCAACACGACATACGTCGGTTTGCACTCCTTCCTGGTGGATGATCTATTCGCCGCACGGGATGCGGTCCTGTTCTACGATCGCAGCGCCGGCATTCACTTCGCCGACGACGCATCACGGGCCGACTTCAGCCGGGCCGTGTCGGGATATGATTCGATCTTTGGGACCGACTACCAGAACAAGCTGCCGAAGGAGCCCAGCCAGGTCTTCCAGCTCCTCGAAAACTACCTGCGGCTCCGACTGTCGGACGGCAAGCGCATCGCTCTTGTAATCGACTACGCGGAGACGATCGCCCCGATGGCGGAGGCCTCGATGTACTCCGCCGAGGACCGGCGCGCGCTGGTCTTTCTGCAGAAATGGTCGCGCGACCCGCTGTTCGTCGAGAACGATCTCACGATCTGCCTCATCACAGAAAATCTCACGGATCTGAATCAGCAGCTCGTTCAGAGCCCGCATACGGCGGAGATTCACGTCCCGATTCCCGACGAGGACGACAGAAAGCGGTTCATCGACACGTCGCTCGTCGGCTCGCGGTCGACGTTCGACGCGCACTCGGACGTGAGCCCGTCGAATCTCGCTCAAAACACGGCCGGATTGAACTACACGCAGCTCCGCTCGATCGTCGCGGATGTGCTGGAAAACAAAAACCGGCTCACCTTTGAGACGCTTTCAGAGCTCAAAAAGGAGTTCATCGAGGCCGAAGCGTATGGACTACTCGAGTTTATCGAAACCGACTACTCGCTGGACCTCGTCGCGGGCCACAACGAAGCGAAACAGCATTTACGTCAGGCCGCCCGCGCCCTTCGTGCCGGTCGCCCCGACGTGATGCCGATGGGATACCTTATCAGCGGTCCCGTCGGCTGCGGAAAAACGTTCTTGATCACGTGCTTTGCCGGCGAGATCGGGATTCCGATGGTCAAGCTCAAGAACTTTCGGTCCCAGTGGCAGGGCGTGACCGAGGGCAACCTGGAGAAGATCCTGAATCTGTTGTCAGCGATGACGCCGGTTGCGGTCATGATTGACGAGGCCGACGCTGCGCTCGGTGATCGCGACGCGTCCGGCGACTCCGGTGTGAGTCAGCGGGTCTTCTCGCAGATCGTGTCCTTCATGAGCAACCCGAAAAATCGCGGCCGCGTGATCTTCTTCCTCGTCACCGCCCGCCCGGACCTGATGCCGGTCGACCTCAAGCGCCAGGGACGCGCCGAGGAGCACATTGCCCTTTTCTACCCGAACACGCGCGCGGACCGCGAGGAGCTTCTCCAGGTCATGATGCGACGGACCAACGTGGATCTCCCCATGGAGGACGTCCCGGAAGAACTGCTCGACGGCGATAGAACGTACAGCGGCGCCGACATGGAAGCGATTCTCACCCGTGCTTCCTTTCGTGCCGCCGGCCGCGAGGATGGCACCGTCACAGCCGACATCCTTGCCGAGACCGTCCGCGACTTCATTCCGCCCACGTACCCGACCGAGATCGAGCTCCAGAAGCTCGCCGCCGTCCTCGAATGCACGAGTCGCGACCTGCTTCCGACGAAGTATCGCGACATGGATCGGGCGGAGGTCGTTCGCCGCGTTAAGGAGCTGCAGCACGAGATCGGCTAG
- a CDS encoding class I fructose-bisphosphate aldolase: MAEATISRIADMLGDEAQDLLEHECKVSKDQLHLPGSDFVDRVWRDSDRNPRVLRNMQALFDAGRLGGSGYLSILPVDQGIEHTGGNSFAPNPAYFDPKNIVELAIEGGCNGVASTFGVLGSVARKYAHKIPFILKLNHNELLSYPNQYDQVPFTRIEDAYNMGCVGVGATVYWGSEESRRQLQEISEMFSYAHELGMVTILWCYVRNSDFTIDGTNYEASADLTGQANHLGVTIEADIIKAKQPTVNYGFKKMREERDGSYAKLDERIYSDLMTDHPIDMTRYQVVNCYMGRCGLINSGGSSGENDLHQAVRTAVINKRAGGMGLISGRKAFQKPMEDGVELLNAIQDVYLDDEITVA; this comes from the coding sequence ATGGCTGAAGCAACCATCTCTCGCATCGCCGACATGCTCGGTGATGAGGCCCAAGATCTTCTCGAGCACGAGTGCAAAGTATCAAAGGATCAGCTCCATCTACCGGGATCGGACTTCGTCGACCGCGTCTGGCGGGACTCAGACCGTAATCCGCGCGTCCTGCGAAACATGCAGGCGCTCTTCGATGCGGGCCGACTGGGCGGCAGCGGCTACCTCTCCATCCTTCCGGTCGACCAGGGCATCGAGCACACGGGTGGCAACTCGTTTGCGCCGAACCCGGCCTACTTCGATCCGAAGAACATCGTCGAACTCGCCATCGAGGGCGGATGCAACGGCGTGGCTTCCACCTTTGGCGTCCTCGGCTCTGTGGCGCGCAAATACGCCCACAAGATTCCCTTCATCCTGAAGCTCAATCACAACGAGCTGCTGTCGTATCCAAACCAGTACGACCAGGTGCCCTTCACGCGCATTGAAGACGCGTACAACATGGGCTGCGTCGGTGTTGGCGCAACCGTTTACTGGGGATCGGAAGAATCGCGTCGCCAACTGCAGGAAATCTCGGAGATGTTCTCCTATGCTCACGAGCTCGGGATGGTGACCATCCTCTGGTGCTACGTGCGCAACTCCGACTTCACGATCGACGGCACGAACTACGAAGCCTCGGCCGACCTGACCGGACAGGCCAACCACCTCGGTGTCACGATCGAAGCCGATATTATCAAGGCGAAGCAGCCGACGGTGAACTACGGCTTCAAGAAGATGCGCGAAGAGAGAGACGGCTCGTACGCAAAGCTCGACGAGCGCATCTACTCGGACCTCATGACCGATCACCCGATCGACATGACGCGCTACCAGGTCGTCAACTGCTACATGGGACGCTGCGGCCTGATCAACTCGGGCGGTTCTTCCGGTGAGAACGATCTGCACCAGGCGGTCCGCACGGCTGTGATCAACAAGCGCGCCGGCGGAATGGGCCTCATCTCCGGACGCAAAGCCTTCCAGAAACCGATGGAAGACGGCGTCGAACTGCTCAACGCCATCCAGGACGTGTACCTCGACGATGAGATTACCGTCGCGTAG
- a CDS encoding methyltransferase domain-containing protein has protein sequence MDDFSITDERLEGALRDLRWTNRLLGGYAATRRTLRPLLQNHSRLRVLDIGTGGGDSLVDLIRFGHSQACRLEVVGIDLNAGAVEYARGHLDRTLSPRMRTRVDVRVGDALNLDMPDDHFDVAIASLFLHHFEADDAATLLREMDRVARHGIIINDLHRHMLAYLGVLTLSRLLPASSMYRHDAPLSVRRGFRADELRSIALAAGLSSPDIRWHWAFRWTLSTLTR, from the coding sequence ATGGATGACTTTTCCATCACCGACGAGCGACTGGAGGGCGCCCTGCGCGACCTTCGCTGGACGAACCGTCTCCTGGGCGGCTATGCTGCGACTCGGCGCACCCTGCGCCCGCTGCTACAGAATCACTCGCGGCTTCGGGTCCTAGACATCGGGACCGGCGGCGGCGACAGCCTCGTCGACCTCATTCGCTTCGGACACTCGCAGGCCTGCCGGCTGGAGGTGGTGGGAATCGACCTGAATGCCGGTGCCGTCGAGTACGCTCGCGGCCATCTCGACCGGACGCTCAGCCCACGGATGCGGACTCGAGTGGATGTCCGCGTGGGCGACGCGCTGAATTTGGACATGCCGGACGATCACTTCGACGTCGCAATCGCCTCGCTTTTCCTCCATCACTTCGAGGCCGACGACGCCGCGACGCTGTTGCGCGAAATGGACCGTGTCGCCCGTCACGGTATCATCATCAACGACCTGCACAGGCACATGCTCGCTTACCTCGGCGTGCTCACCCTGAGCCGACTGCTCCCGGCATCATCGATGTACCGTCACGATGCCCCGCTTAGCGTACGCCGCGGCTTCCGAGCCGACGAACTCCGCTCCATCGCCCTGGCAGCCGGCCTCTCCTCTCCCGACATCCGGTGGCACTGGGCCTTCCGATGGACGCTGTCAACGTTGACACGTTAG
- a CDS encoding lamin tail domain-containing protein: MIALPSSALAQTTIVANDFEQGLGTAAGWTTFDASGSNNWVVDSYSGNQFAEMTEYQGDGTHDDWLISPEINLDNFTGETLEFATAVGYSSGQALEVVISTDYQPSVNSDPASATWTPLSANYPSNANGFSSQESSGTIDLSSFSGTAYLAWHFDETSGQGTWQLDDIVVEGSSTQPVLSFVNETGTISEDGGSTTITVEIQNVNGSGVSADVALSGLGGAEAADLDVYTAQTVSFPASASNGDTQSITVNVTDDSEVEGDEVAIFSLENASGAFASAENFSLTITDNDAVLVINEILADPAPDAAGDANGDGTRDGSEDEFVEIYNSGTESVDLSGYVIQDGYGDRHTFPTGTTLPAETAVVVFGGGSPSASIPGVVQTASSGMLGFNNSGDTVTLVNAGGGTVGTASYGSEGGNDESLTREPDFTGSFVQHSTASGSGGALFSPGRTLDGSALPVELAAFDGQFTGSSIALTWKTLSETKNAGFEIQHKAPSASSFSGVGFVEGNGTTNQASDYRFILNSTQPGTHTFRLMQVDVDGEETIHSPITVQVTGDPVSLTGPNPATPGDRVGVFVQVESTQQVDVAVYNLLGQKVATVYNGPISGSSTLNKSLDLSSFTSGVYFVRVIGETVSATERLSVVR, from the coding sequence ATGATCGCCCTGCCGTCATCGGCGTTGGCACAAACGACGATTGTCGCCAACGATTTTGAACAAGGGCTTGGCACAGCAGCAGGCTGGACGACATTCGATGCCAGCGGTTCGAATAACTGGGTCGTGGACTCATATAGCGGCAACCAGTTTGCCGAGATGACCGAGTATCAAGGAGATGGCACGCACGACGACTGGTTGATTTCTCCAGAGATCAACCTAGATAACTTTACGGGTGAGACGCTCGAATTTGCAACGGCTGTTGGATACAGCAGTGGTCAGGCACTCGAGGTCGTGATATCAACGGACTACCAACCGAGCGTTAATTCTGATCCGGCGTCGGCCACATGGACCCCACTCTCGGCTAACTACCCTAGCAATGCCAACGGATTTAGTTCACAGGAGTCATCTGGCACGATCGACCTTTCGTCCTTCTCTGGCACGGCATACCTGGCCTGGCATTTCGACGAAACAAGCGGTCAGGGCACATGGCAACTCGATGACATTGTCGTAGAGGGATCCTCTACGCAACCCGTTCTCAGCTTTGTGAATGAGACAGGCACGATTTCGGAGGACGGCGGGTCCACAACGATTACCGTGGAGATTCAGAACGTAAACGGATCAGGGGTAAGTGCAGATGTGGCCTTGAGTGGTCTCGGCGGTGCGGAAGCCGCCGACCTCGATGTCTACACGGCGCAGACGGTTTCATTTCCCGCATCCGCAAGTAACGGCGACACGCAATCGATCACAGTGAATGTCACGGACGACTCCGAGGTGGAAGGCGACGAGGTCGCCATATTCTCGCTTGAGAACGCGAGCGGTGCGTTCGCCAGTGCAGAAAATTTCAGTCTCACGATCACGGATAACGATGCCGTGCTCGTGATCAACGAGATTCTAGCTGATCCTGCACCGGATGCCGCTGGTGATGCCAACGGCGATGGCACACGCGACGGCTCGGAGGATGAGTTCGTCGAGATCTATAACTCTGGAACAGAGAGCGTCGACCTTAGCGGGTATGTAATCCAAGATGGATACGGTGATCGGCATACGTTCCCAACAGGAACGACGCTGCCTGCGGAAACGGCTGTGGTCGTATTTGGTGGAGGATCGCCATCTGCCTCCATTCCGGGTGTTGTGCAGACCGCATCTAGCGGGATGCTCGGCTTCAACAACAGCGGCGATACAGTCACGTTGGTCAACGCCGGCGGAGGAACCGTTGGTACAGCGTCTTACGGGAGCGAGGGCGGAAACGATGAATCGTTGACGCGCGAACCAGACTTCACCGGTTCGTTTGTGCAGCATTCTACTGCATCCGGTTCGGGGGGCGCGTTGTTCTCGCCCGGTCGCACACTGGACGGATCGGCGCTCCCGGTCGAACTCGCGGCGTTCGATGGTCAGTTCACCGGATCGAGCATCGCGCTGACGTGGAAGACCCTCTCGGAGACGAAAAACGCCGGTTTCGAGATTCAGCACAAGGCGCCGAGCGCGTCTTCGTTCTCCGGCGTTGGCTTCGTCGAAGGAAATGGCACGACCAATCAGGCGTCGGATTACCGTTTCATTCTGAACTCGACGCAGCCTGGAACGCATACCTTCCGCCTGATGCAGGTGGATGTGGATGGAGAAGAGACGATCCATTCCCCGATTACGGTGCAGGTCACAGGTGACCCCGTTTCGCTCACCGGCCCAAATCCGGCTACGCCGGGGGACCGTGTCGGCGTCTTTGTCCAGGTCGAAAGCACGCAGCAGGTCGATGTCGCGGTTTACAACCTGCTCGGCCAGAAGGTGGCCACCGTGTACAACGGACCGATCTCGGGCAGTAGCACGCTGAACAAGTCGCTCGATCTGTCGTCCTTCACCAGCGGTGTGTACTTCGTGCGCGTCATCGGTGAAACGGTGTCTGCGACCGAGCGGCTGTCTGTCGTGCGCTAG
- a CDS encoding endonuclease produces MKRFVAWCVALLTIIPISGASDALAQTTVCDGQTGLTLLTCVQSGYSMTSPQGYGPARDILYGTIDSDGNELEGFYTGYTIQLDPGQDPSQDAYDKDINAEHVYPQSQGASGSPQKGDMHNLRPTLVQANSDRGSLPFGESPDSQTNDWYYLTTITSAQPSPQNIDLYSERGSGVWEPRESVKGDIARAVFYFYTIHRQEANGSFFDGMKDVLLTWHTNDPVTQVELDRSAAIASHQGNENPFVLDETLADRLYSGDGGSDPNLITLIDEDFESTQFDAAWETVSDGGSNDWIVDEHNGDHFAEITEFQGSGSHDDWLIMPEIDFDAQEDEQFSFDTVAGYRSGDALSVRISTDYDGSGNPSSATWTELNVTLSSHQGEYYASAPTGSGIVDLSSIQGTGHIAFHFVQTASDYGTWQVDNVLLQAANPIPVELAWMRVRPDGMDAASVEWATLTETNNAGFDVLHRAPGIERYRAVASVNGAGTTTEMQRYNVQLTGLDAGTHSIRLRQVDLDGTATLTAPVEVSVAGSEAVQLEGPSPMRAGQTAAVVVRPTATGPVTVEMFDIMGRRVRTLHRGTAQEGSRVNVKLDAKGLASGSYFVRVTGGGLMETMRVPVVR; encoded by the coding sequence ATGAAGCGTTTTGTCGCCTGGTGTGTCGCTCTCCTCACGATCATTCCGATTTCCGGCGCATCGGACGCGCTCGCACAGACAACCGTGTGCGACGGGCAAACCGGGTTGACCTTACTGACGTGCGTTCAATCTGGGTATTCGATGACCAGTCCGCAGGGCTACGGTCCGGCCCGCGACATCCTCTATGGCACGATCGATTCGGACGGAAACGAGCTGGAGGGATTCTACACGGGCTACACCATCCAGCTTGATCCCGGGCAGGATCCGTCACAGGATGCTTATGACAAAGACATTAACGCGGAGCATGTCTACCCGCAGTCGCAGGGGGCCAGCGGAAGTCCGCAGAAAGGGGACATGCACAATCTGCGTCCGACCCTCGTACAGGCCAACAGCGATCGCGGCAGTCTTCCCTTTGGAGAGAGTCCGGATTCGCAGACGAACGACTGGTATTATCTGACGACGATTACGTCGGCGCAGCCGTCACCGCAGAATATTGATCTGTACAGCGAACGCGGTAGCGGCGTGTGGGAGCCGCGCGAGTCGGTCAAAGGCGATATCGCTCGTGCTGTATTTTACTTCTACACAATTCACCGGCAGGAGGCTAACGGCTCGTTCTTCGACGGCATGAAAGACGTGCTGCTGACGTGGCACACAAACGACCCGGTGACGCAGGTGGAGTTGGATCGAAGCGCAGCTATAGCCAGTCACCAGGGCAACGAAAACCCGTTCGTCCTTGACGAAACGCTCGCAGACCGGCTGTACAGTGGGGACGGCGGCTCCGATCCGAATCTAATCACATTGATCGACGAGGACTTCGAAAGCACGCAGTTCGACGCGGCCTGGGAAACCGTCAGCGACGGGGGAAGCAACGACTGGATTGTCGATGAGCATAACGGCGACCACTTCGCCGAGATCACGGAGTTCCAGGGTTCTGGCTCGCACGACGACTGGCTCATCATGCCGGAAATCGACTTCGATGCTCAGGAAGACGAGCAATTCTCCTTCGACACCGTTGCCGGCTACCGGTCGGGAGATGCTCTTTCAGTCCGGATCTCGACCGATTACGACGGCTCCGGCAATCCGTCATCCGCCACGTGGACCGAGCTCAATGTGACGCTCAGTTCGCATCAGGGAGAGTACTACGCATCTGCGCCGACGGGGTCGGGCATCGTGGATTTGTCCTCGATTCAGGGGACCGGCCACATTGCCTTCCACTTCGTCCAAACGGCCAGTGACTACGGAACGTGGCAGGTCGACAATGTTCTTCTGCAGGCAGCCAACCCCATCCCTGTCGAACTTGCATGGATGCGGGTCCGACCAGACGGGATGGATGCTGCGTCCGTCGAGTGGGCAACGCTCACGGAAACCAATAATGCCGGGTTCGACGTGCTGCACCGGGCGCCGGGCATAGAAAGATACCGCGCCGTCGCCTCGGTCAACGGCGCCGGCACGACGACGGAGATGCAGCGCTACAACGTGCAACTGACAGGGCTCGATGCGGGCACGCACAGCATTCGCCTCCGACAGGTTGACCTCGACGGCACGGCCACGCTCACGGCTCCGGTCGAGGTGTCGGTTGCGGGCTCGGAGGCGGTTCAACTGGAGGGGCCGAGTCCAATGCGCGCCGGGCAAACCGCAGCGGTCGTCGTTCGACCCACGGCCACGGGACCCGTTACCGTTGAGATGTTCGACATCATGGGGCGGCGCGTCCGGACGCTGCACCGCGGCACCGCGCAGGAAGGGAGCAGGGTGAATGTGAAGCTGGATGCGAAGGGACTCGCAAGTGGTTCTTACTTTGTTCGCGTTACCGGTGGAGGGCTGATGGAAACGATGCGCGTGCCGGTCGTTCGGTAG
- a CDS encoding ABC transporter ATP-binding protein yields MSTDTAPLLSVRDVTVERGGKTILDHVSFDVRAGEWLGVIGPNGSGKTTLLRVVSGAMDACGSVDLKGRTIDTWGARERAQTLAFVQQSTGTAFDFTVRDLVLLGRAPHRGWLSSFSASDRAAVDRALAEVDLEGFADRSIQSMSGGEVQRAFLAQALAQDADLLLLDEPTTHLDVHYQFRLLDAVRAQVNQGKTVLAVVHDLESAARYADRLLVLSEGKRVATGEPASVLTPECIREVFGMEATVRQDNPLRIDYSTPRSRG; encoded by the coding sequence ATGAGCACAGACACCGCCCCGTTACTTTCGGTACGCGATGTTACGGTTGAGCGGGGAGGCAAGACGATCCTTGACCACGTCTCATTCGACGTCCGGGCGGGGGAATGGCTCGGGGTGATCGGGCCGAATGGTAGCGGGAAGACCACGTTGCTCCGCGTTGTAAGCGGTGCGATGGACGCGTGCGGCAGCGTGGACCTGAAAGGGCGCACGATTGACACGTGGGGCGCTCGAGAACGGGCCCAGACGCTCGCCTTCGTTCAGCAATCGACCGGGACGGCGTTCGACTTTACCGTGCGTGATCTCGTTCTACTGGGACGTGCGCCTCACCGCGGTTGGCTGTCGTCATTCTCGGCCTCCGATCGTGCGGCGGTGGACCGCGCGCTGGCCGAGGTCGACCTGGAGGGGTTCGCCGATCGCTCGATCCAGTCGATGAGCGGAGGCGAGGTGCAGCGCGCGTTCTTGGCGCAAGCGCTCGCCCAGGATGCAGACCTGCTGTTGCTCGATGAGCCGACCACGCATCTCGACGTACACTACCAGTTTCGCCTGCTGGACGCGGTGCGCGCACAAGTCAATCAAGGAAAAACGGTTCTTGCGGTCGTTCATGATCTCGAAAGCGCAGCCCGGTATGCCGATCGGCTGCTCGTCCTGTCCGAGGGAAAACGGGTTGCCACGGGCGAACCGGCGTCCGTCCTAACCCCCGAATGCATACGCGAGGTCTTCGGGATGGAGGCCACCGTCCGTCAGGACAACCCGCTCCGCATCGATTACAGCACGCCGCGATCGCGTGGGTGA